Proteins from a single region of Gossypium arboreum isolate Shixiya-1 chromosome 1, ASM2569848v2, whole genome shotgun sequence:
- the LOC128295475 gene encoding uncharacterized protein LOC128295475 isoform X1: protein MATPKLALFWLLLQFLALAFSFFPHACTARSINKPCGFPLCGNLNISYPFRLKTQPRRCGRKGFELVCDNNRAIFPMERGSFYVKHISYDNQTIHLVDVNLDIDRCSLPLSSLPSGVSISRKFLGITSDTYLHPESEFEFDTYTYEEMFVMNCSMKINKSWCGANYINASRCSSFPPTNINYFYFLDGGTASSAFHPSCTVEALVPIGLHNISGLSTFDIYQKLMIGAPISWSVDHGPLDWSSIVNVLKSLYWLLVIGLLLYVQSMWSLILPASATASASNLIIPLGEGMCYLTELANIKYD from the exons ATGGCAACCCCAAAACTTGCATTATTTTGGCTCCTCCTGCAATTCCTGGCCCTTGCTTTCTCTTTTTTTCCTCATGCTTGCACTGCTCGAAGCATAAACAAGCCTTGTGGATTTCCTTTGTGTGGAAACCTTAACATCAGTTACCCTTTTCGATTAAAAACCCAGCCTCGTAGGTGTGGTCGTAAGGGATTTGAGCTGGTGTGCGACAATAACCGCGCCATTTTCCCTATGGAACGTGGGAGTTTCTATGTCAAACACATCTCTTATGATAACCAAACTATTCATCTTGTAGATGTGAATCTTGACATAGATAGGTGCTCTCTTCCTCTCAGTTCCCTTCCTTCCGGTGTCTCTATAAGTAGAAAATTCCTTGGAATAACATCTGATACATATCTTCATCCTGAGTCTGAGTTCGAGTTCGATACATATACATATGAAGAGATGTTTGTCATGAATTGCAGTATGAAGATAAACAAATCTTGGTGTGGGGCTAATTACATAAATGCTTCTCGTTGCTCTTCCTTTCCACCAACTAATATTAATTACTTCTATTTTTTGGATGGAGGAACTGCATCTTCTGCTTTTCATCCCTCTTGCACTGTTGAAGCCCTGGTTCCGATCGGGCTTCATAACATCAGTGGCCTCTCTACTTTTGATATATACCAAAAGCTGATGATTGGTGCCCCAATTTCATGGAGTGTCGATCATGGCCCTCTGGATTGGAGCTCAATTGTTAACGT ACTGAAATCATTGTACTGGCTGCTAGTGATTGGGCTTCTTCTATATGTACAAAGCATGTGGTCTCTTATTCTCCCAGCCTCAGCCACAGCCTCAGCCTCAAACCTTATTATTCCACTCGGTGAAGGTATGTGTTATTTAACAGAGTTGGCTAATATAAAATATGACtag
- the LOC128295475 gene encoding uncharacterized protein LOC128295475 isoform X2, giving the protein MATPKLALFWLLLQFLALAFSFFPHACTARSINKPCGFPLCGNLNISYPFRLKTQPRRCGRKGFELVCDNNRAIFPMERGSFYVKHISYDNQTIHLVDVNLDIDRCSLPLSSLPSGVSISRKFLGITSDTYLHPESEFEFDTYTYEEMFVMNCSMKINKSWCGANYINASRCSSFPPTNINYFYFLDGGTASSAFHPSCTVEALVPIGLHNISGLSTFDIYQKLMIGAPISWSVDHGPLDWSSIVNVLKSLYWLLVIGLLLYVQSMWSLILPASATASASNLIIPLGEDM; this is encoded by the exons ATGGCAACCCCAAAACTTGCATTATTTTGGCTCCTCCTGCAATTCCTGGCCCTTGCTTTCTCTTTTTTTCCTCATGCTTGCACTGCTCGAAGCATAAACAAGCCTTGTGGATTTCCTTTGTGTGGAAACCTTAACATCAGTTACCCTTTTCGATTAAAAACCCAGCCTCGTAGGTGTGGTCGTAAGGGATTTGAGCTGGTGTGCGACAATAACCGCGCCATTTTCCCTATGGAACGTGGGAGTTTCTATGTCAAACACATCTCTTATGATAACCAAACTATTCATCTTGTAGATGTGAATCTTGACATAGATAGGTGCTCTCTTCCTCTCAGTTCCCTTCCTTCCGGTGTCTCTATAAGTAGAAAATTCCTTGGAATAACATCTGATACATATCTTCATCCTGAGTCTGAGTTCGAGTTCGATACATATACATATGAAGAGATGTTTGTCATGAATTGCAGTATGAAGATAAACAAATCTTGGTGTGGGGCTAATTACATAAATGCTTCTCGTTGCTCTTCCTTTCCACCAACTAATATTAATTACTTCTATTTTTTGGATGGAGGAACTGCATCTTCTGCTTTTCATCCCTCTTGCACTGTTGAAGCCCTGGTTCCGATCGGGCTTCATAACATCAGTGGCCTCTCTACTTTTGATATATACCAAAAGCTGATGATTGGTGCCCCAATTTCATGGAGTGTCGATCATGGCCCTCTGGATTGGAGCTCAATTGTTAACGT ACTGAAATCATTGTACTGGCTGCTAGTGATTGGGCTTCTTCTATATGTACAAAGCATGTGGTCTCTTATTCTCCCAGCCTCAGCCACAGCCTCAGCCTCAAACCTTATTATTCCACTCGGTGAAG